The proteins below come from a single Salvelinus fontinalis isolate EN_2023a chromosome 1, ASM2944872v1, whole genome shotgun sequence genomic window:
- the ch25h gene encoding cholesterol 25-hydroxylase-like protein: MLLQSLWDLILGYHAWLMSPFFPVLFSLSVYLTFCLPFVVLDLLSPRLAWIRTFKIQQKSHVSWTMMWSCLAHSLYNHVVFLFPLTVLHWYWRPASFIAEAPGMLRLIWDVVACLLLFDFQSFVWHMLHHKVPWLYRTFHKVHHKHTTTFALTTEYSGAWETLSLGFFASVNPLLLGCHPLTEMLFYVLNIWLSVEDHCGYDLPWSTHRLVPFGLYGGAPHHDMHHLKFKSNYAPYFTHWDRLFGTLYKSSD; encoded by the coding sequence ATGCTTCTACAGAGCCTATGGGATCTCATATTGGGGTATCATGCGTGGCTCATGTCGCCTTTCTTCCCTGTGCTTTTCTCACTCAGTGTCTACCTCaccttctgcctgcccttcgTGGTGCTGGACCTCCTCTCCCCCAGGCTGGCCTGGATCAGGACCTTTAAGATCCAGCAGAAGAGCCACGTTTCCTGGACTATGATGTGGAGCTGCCTGGCTCACTCCCTCTACAACCATGTAGTGTTCCTCTTCCCTCTCACTGTGCTGCACTGGTACTGGAGACCAGCCAGCTTCATAGCCGAAGCCCCCGGGATGCTGCGTCTCATCTGGGACGTGGTCGCCTGCCTCCTGCTCTTCGACTTTCAGTCTTTCGTCTGGCATATGCTGCACCACAAGGTGCCCTGGCTGTACCGGACATTCCACAAGGTGCACCACAAGCACACAACAACCTTCGCCCTGACCACTGAGTACTCTGGGGCCTGGGAGACCCTGTCTCTGGGCTTCTTCGCGTCGGTTAACCCTTTGCTGCTGGGCTGCCACCCCCTGACAGAGATGCTCTTCTATGTACTGAATATCTGGCTTTCTGTGGAGGACCACTGTGGCTATGACCTGCCCTGGTCCACGCATAGACTGGTGCCCTTTGGGCTCTACGGTGGAGCTCCGCACCATGACATGCACCACCTGAAGTTCAAATCCAACTACGCTCCGTACTTCACACACTGGGACAGGCTTTTTGGGACCTTGTACAAGAGCTCTGACTGA